The Echinicola jeungdonensis genome segment TGAAAATATCCACGGTAAAACATACCCGGATTTTCGGACAGACTTCCCAGCTGGGTGCCGACCGGATTTATGCCACCAATGCCAACAGAAAGTATTGTACCTCCAAAGACATATTCACCGGCTTCCCCAAAAAAGGCCCCAAACCGCACAACAAAGCCGAAAAGATTCTGAGTGCTGAAGTCTCCAAACAAAGGGCAACGGCAATGGAAGGGGCTTTCGGCAACCATAAAAACCACTATGGACTGGTTAAAATACGAGTAAAGGGAGATAAAAGGGAAAAGCTGGCCGTGCTGTTCGGCATTATGGCAGCCAACGCCGTAGCAGTTGCCAAACGAAGAAACCAACAGGAATCCCCGCCCATCAACAAAGCTGCTTGACAAAAACTACCGCCGGAAAGAAGGATTACAGGACAGGTGTGTCCAATTGTCAAAACCACCCCAAAAATCAACCCCTTCAATTCAGTAATTGTACTTTTCCTTACACAAATTGTACTCTGAATTTTACTTCAAAGTACCCTAAAAACAAATTAACCTTTTAGTTAAGTCACTAAAAGGTTAATTATGTCTATTTCCCAAAGAGGCCTAAATAAATGATATAAGCTTCCTTTAGGTGAGCTAATAGCCATACTTTTTCCCCCAAAGCCTTTGAAGGTTTTTTCTTAAATCCCCTTCTCTTGCATTTTGACCAGGCTCAAATAGCTTGACCCCTTTTAACTTATCAGGCATATATTCCTGTTCCACAAAATTGTTGGGGTAATCATGGGAATACTTATAATCTTTCCCATAATTAAGGTCTTTCATCAATTTGGTGGGCGCATTTCTCAAATGAAAAGGCACCGGAAGATCCCCTTCTTGTTTTACAATTGATTGGGCTTGATTGATGGCTATATAACTGGCATTGCTTTTTGCAGAGCTGGCCAGATAGGTAACACATTGGGACAAAATAATTCTTGCTTCAGGGTAACCTATAATCTTTACGGCTTCGAAACATTGGGTAGCCAATAGCAGGGCATTAGGATTTGCATTGCCAATATCCTCTGATGCCAAAATCACCAATCGGCGGGCTATAAATTTCACATCCTCCCCCCCTTCTATCATCCTGGCCAACCAATAGACTGCTGCATTGGGATCAGAGCCCCGGATAGACTTGATAAAGGCGGAAATAATATCATAATGCTGTTCCCCTGATTTGTCATATATGGCCACTCTCTGCTGGGCAATATCCGTCACCAGGTCATTGGTGATAACAATGGGGTCATCCTCTATTGCATCGATGACAATTTCCAATAAGTTCAAAAGCTTTCTACCATCTCCCCCTGAAAGGCGCAGCAAGGCCTCCGTTTCCTTCAATTCCACTTGCTTATTTTTTAATAAGGTATCCTTTTCCAATGCCTGTTTCACCATGGTTTCCAAGTCTGCTCTTTCCAGGGCATTGAGGGTAAATACCTGGCAACGGGAAAGCAAAGCTGCATTGACCTCAAATGATGGATTTTCTGTAGTAGCACCTATCAACCTTATCATCCCTTTTTCCACCGCCCCTAATAGGGCATCCTGTTGGGATTTATTAAAGCGATGGATCTCATCAATAAACAAAACCACTCCCTGTTGGAACCTCGCTTTTTCAATTACCTGCCGGATATCTTTCACCCCTGCACTGATAGCACTTAAGGTATAGAAAGGTGCTTTCACCTCATTGGCGATGATATTGGCGATGGTGGTTTTTCCCACCCCGGGAGGCCCCCAGAGGATCAAAGAGGGCACACTGCCCGATTTGATAGCCCGGTATAAAAAAGTAGTGGGAGCAGTCAAATGGGATTGGCCGATCAGGTCTTCAAGACGGGTAGGCCGCATTCGCTCAGCAAGGGGAGTTTGATTCATGGTTAGCCAGCTTTAATTTATGCATTAAAAATGGAAAGACTTGGTTTTAACATACTTTCCATAATCTTCCGCTCAAAAGTAGAGTTTGAACGGGAGGAATCCAATCAATTAAAAGGTAATACCCTATTTTAAAGAATCCATATGGACCTATTCATCTTTGGGGTCTTTTTTAAACATGAAATCCAAAGGCCCACCTTCTGATTTTTTTAGCATTTCATCCAAATCTCCCAATTCTATTTTTAAGGCTTTTGTAGAAAGGTTGATTTCTAAAAGTGAGATAAATAGAGAAATCAAAAGGGCAATCATGCTTAACATAAAAGTGATATTAGCTGCCATTTTAAATTCCTGATAAATCAAAAACATACAAACTACACATAATAAAAAACTTAACACACCAAAAATCTGCATGCTTTTGATCATAAACACTCTTCTCCTCAAATTTCTGAGCTGTTCCACAATAAGAGTTTCATCGGGCCGCTCCAGGTGTCGGTCATGCAAACCCCGAATTAAACTGGCAATAGCCAGAAATCTATTGGTATATGCCAACATCAACAACGTGATGGCAGAAAAAAGCAAGGCTGGTGTTGATAATTCCAGTTCCATATCCTTCCAATTTGTTATTACCCAAATTGATTAATTTTAAGCAAAATAAAAACCCCGCAAACTGATTTGACGGGGTTAATATTCCTTTTTTATTCAAGTAAATTAAACATTTTCTCCAATGACCACCATTTTTTCAAGTGTCGGGGTTTCACTTCCTCCCTTGGGCTCAATGGTAATTGCAAATGCACCCGCATTGGCAACGGATTCCATTTGCTGAAGGGAAATCCCCTCCTCGATTTTCACTAGGCCAATCCCCACTGGACCTTCATCCCCAATCGCCCATAATTGATAATCGAATTCATCTTCCAATTGGGCAAGCTTATTAACATTTACAAATACCTCCTGGGATTGCTGTTCCCAGAATACATCAACCCGGGCATCTTTCTGTACATCCAAAGACGATCCACTCAATGGTATCCTACGAAAATCACCTCCCAACAATGTCTCAAGCTGTTCATGGGTTTGCTGGAATTTAGTCTCATTTACCTGCAATTTTTCACTGAGAACATTTCTTTCCTCCATAAGGGAGGTGAATTTTTCATCCACCTCGTTATACTGGACCGCAAAATAAATTGCGAAAGCAGTAGCTATAATGGCGGCAACAGTGGCAGCCACAGCAAAGGCTTTCCATTTTGCAACGGGGATTTCAGGTGTAACCTTGTCAACAGGCTTGGTTTCACTTTTACTTTCAGCATCCCCAAGCAGGGTATCGAATATTTTACCTTTCACCTCTGAAGAAGGACTTGGGCCACTATTTTTGTCAAAAGCAAACATGGCCTCCTGAATCTCCTCCAACTCCCTTTTGATTTCAGGGTGCTTTCCGGCCATTTCAAGCACCTCTTCCCTCTCCTCCTGGCTGAGTTCTCCCAGCACAAAAAGTTCCAACTTTCCTGACGCTATATAAGATTGAGTATCCACTAAATATGATCTAAATTTCTTTTTAATACATTCAAGGCAGCTCGAATCCTGGATTTCACCGTTCCCAATGGGATA includes the following:
- a CDS encoding replication-associated recombination protein A gives rise to the protein MNQTPLAERMRPTRLEDLIGQSHLTAPTTFLYRAIKSGSVPSLILWGPPGVGKTTIANIIANEVKAPFYTLSAISAGVKDIRQVIEKARFQQGVVLFIDEIHRFNKSQQDALLGAVEKGMIRLIGATTENPSFEVNAALLSRCQVFTLNALERADLETMVKQALEKDTLLKNKQVELKETEALLRLSGGDGRKLLNLLEIVIDAIEDDPIVITNDLVTDIAQQRVAIYDKSGEQHYDIISAFIKSIRGSDPNAAVYWLARMIEGGEDVKFIARRLVILASEDIGNANPNALLLATQCFEAVKIIGYPEARIILSQCVTYLASSAKSNASYIAINQAQSIVKQEGDLPVPFHLRNAPTKLMKDLNYGKDYKYSHDYPNNFVEQEYMPDKLKGVKLFEPGQNAREGDLRKNLQRLWGKKYGY
- a CDS encoding DUF2721 domain-containing protein; this translates as MELELSTPALLFSAITLLMLAYTNRFLAIASLIRGLHDRHLERPDETLIVEQLRNLRRRVFMIKSMQIFGVLSFLLCVVCMFLIYQEFKMAANITFMLSMIALLISLFISLLEINLSTKALKIELGDLDEMLKKSEGGPLDFMFKKDPKDE
- a CDS encoding anti-sigma factor; the encoded protein is MDTQSYIASGKLELFVLGELSQEEREEVLEMAGKHPEIKRELEEIQEAMFAFDKNSGPSPSSEVKGKIFDTLLGDAESKSETKPVDKVTPEIPVAKWKAFAVAATVAAIIATAFAIYFAVQYNEVDEKFTSLMEERNVLSEKLQVNETKFQQTHEQLETLLGGDFRRIPLSGSSLDVQKDARVDVFWEQQSQEVFVNVNKLAQLEDEFDYQLWAIGDEGPVGIGLVKIEEGISLQQMESVANAGAFAITIEPKGGSETPTLEKMVVIGENV